TTTCTATAATCTCTAGCTAATGATGTACGAGGTAAAAACgttaattgaaaaataattaatgcCACTATACCCAAACAACAAACCCATATGAAACTTGGTCTTCTGGCTAATCGTAACACTCTGCTCATGTTATCGTCATCGTTATAGACTTcctcattttcattttcattaccATTGTCAGTATTACTATTCTCAGGTCTTGCATTGGGGGACTTGTTATTTGCTGCTAATAATGGATCCGTTTCTTGTGTGGTAGGGGGTGTTGCCAAGTAATCTTGAAGTCCACTTTGCTCTTCCAATTCTGCCAGTGACGGTGAAATCACATTAGTGTCAGTGACACTAATATCTGTTTGAGTATTgtcattgttattgttgctCTCTAATAGTTGGGTTTGTTCGTTCACATTATTATTCTCCGCGTTTTCCGAGTTTGCTACATCAGTCATGATGAGCTGAGGAGTTCTtttatattaaaaaaaagggacGTGGGTTGAAGTATTGACAGAACTAATTTAATTGAGTTTAAAACCTAGTCTTTGCCAATTCATTCAATGAGGAAACAAATTGTATGTAAGTGTTGCAATTGAGCTTACTTTCCAgtaataaatgaaaaagggAGGAAGATTAAAGCGagaataatattttatcaCGTTGTTGCACAAAATAAGTAGAAGCTATTTTAAACGAGAGAAGATCAGACACCAAGGAGAATGAGAAAGATTTAGAAATTGAgtcaaatttataatacTCGTCAAATAAGTAGTAAtgtatatttttatatGTATATCCACGTTTTAATATGCAATATATACATTTCTATACTGTAAAATAGCAGTTGCAAATTGAAGACATTAAAAGATACTAAAGATATTTTTAAGGTTTAGCACCACCAGTCTTATTGTTCACCAcgttttgatttattataatacATTTCTCCAGTTTTATTCCTCCaatttacaacaacaaacctGATGCTTGGTTATGCATAATGTGTATCATGTTAATACTTGACAAAGCCATTACAGTTGAAATGTGAATCCCACCAAAAAAAGTGGCCGTGTTATGGTATCGTCCACGGTTAAAAAATATGTCGTGTATGAAGTCTATTGATTACTAGTATTTCCACTCTCTTGTATTAACCCATTTAAAACATCAATGTCAAACATATTAACCCCCAGTTGCAAAGTTTTAGCTAGTATCACCAATGATTTTTCTGTGAAATCTGGTTTCTTTCTTAATTCATCTAAATCATCGCCAAATTCAGTAGTCATAATTTTTAAGAATTCATTGTTCAATTgagttttcttttgatccaaatttttgctaatttcatttatatttggtgtgtttttaatttgattatcaTTAGTGATATTAGAAATCGATGTTGTTGTGAATGGTACAGTActtaattgttgtttttcagttattgataaattctgcggtatcaatttattaccCTTATCATTTGTCAAAGCACTATTTTCATTGTCCGATTCTATATCTATATCATCGATGTTTATATCTTGTTTCagtatttctttttcaggTTCATCTAAGTCTTCGT
This genomic stretch from Candida albicans SC5314 chromosome 1, complete sequence harbors:
- a CDS encoding uncharacterized protein (Protein similar to S. cerevisiae Rsa3 predicted nucleolar protein involved in maturation of pre-60S ribosomal particles; rat catheter and Spider biofilm induced) codes for the protein MAASDAHNNNKKRSNRRRKKRRTEDFSSSSESSSSSSSESDHEDLDEPEKEISKQDINIDDIDIESDNENSALTNDKGNKLIPQNLSITEKQQLSTVPFTTTSISNITNDNQIKNTPNINEISKNLDQKKTQLNNEFLKIMTTEFGDDLDELRKKPDFTEKSLVILAKTLQSGVNMFDIDVLNGLIQESGNTSNQ